One Oncorhynchus clarkii lewisi isolate Uvic-CL-2024 chromosome 28, UVic_Ocla_1.0, whole genome shotgun sequence genomic region harbors:
- the LOC139386811 gene encoding discoidin domain-containing receptor 2-like → MKALQIRHCLLLFLLTAVRTQVNPGVCRYPLGMTGGQILDEDISASSQWSESTAARYGRLDFDDGDGDGAWCPNIMAETDAGGPKDFLQVDLRSLHFITLVGTQGRHADGMGNEFAQRYRIKYSRDGSRWVAWHGRKGRQVIEGNMNAYDVVLKDLEPPIIARFVRFMPITDHSMIVCMRVELYGCEWLDGLVSYSAPAGQEMTYRGLDVHLNDSVYDGSMGLQSVGMEEGLGQLTDGTWGLDDFLHSHVYGVWPGYDYVGWTNESFPKGYVEMTFEFDRVRNFTSMKVHCNNMFSRGVRMFRQASCYFRTSELDWESQPVSLRLPVDQVSQSARFITVPLGDRMASAIKCRFAFNEAWMMISEVAFQSAGTAVYNTSPTPRKRGHPTNVIPGDDPIHKVDESNTRILIGCLVAIIVILLAIIVIILWRQVWQKMLEKASRRMLDDELSARLAVQTQAFSFHHSSQSSGEGSNSTYERIFPLCSSDYQEPSRLIRKLPEFAQSTEELAGTSSSSRPPQACGSDGAPHYAEADIVSLQEGTTGSNTYSITAVNMSLLSGKDTAMREFPRDKLTFKEKLGEGQFGEVHLCEAEGMQDIVEKDLSEEVNDRSNEVEGSDDTPILVAVKTLREDANKNARNDFLKEIRIMSRLRDPNIVSLLAVCVESDPLCMITEYMENGDLNQFLSSHQLDEVEEIQSSDKATVSYSNLMSMATQVASGMKYLSSLNFVHRDLATRNCLVGKNYTIKIADFGMSRNLYRGDYYRIQGRAVLPIRWMSWESILLGKFTMASDVWAFGVTLWEILTLCEKQPYSQFSDEQVIENTGEFFRDQGKQVYLPRPACCPDAVYSSLMLGCWRRNAKQRPTFQEIYSQLGESQE, encoded by the exons ATGAAGGCTCTACAGATAAGACATTGTCTCCTGCTATTCCTCCTCACTGCTGTAAGGACCCAAGTCAACCCAG GTGTGTGTCGGTATCCTCTGGGTATGACTGGAGGACAGATTCTTGATGAGGATATCTCTGCTTCTAGTCAGTGGTCAGAGTCTACAGCAGCAAGATATGGCAG atTGGACTTTGACGATGGAGATGGTGACGGGGCATGGTGCCCTAACATCATGGCAGAGACGGACGCAGGCGGCCCGAAGGATTTCCTCCAGGTGGACCTGCGTTCGCTGCACTTCATCACGCTCGTCGGCACCCAGGGTCGCCACGCCGACGGCATGGGCAATGAGTTTGCCCAGCGCTACCGCATCAAGTACAGCCGTGACGGCAGCCGCTGGGTGGCCTGGCACGGCAGGAAAGGCAGGCAG GTGATCGAGGGGAACATGAATGCCTATGACGTGGTGCTGAAGGACCTAGAGCCACCCATCATTGCCCGCTTCGTACGCTTCATGCCAATCACAGACCACTCCATGATCGTGTGCATGAGGGTAGAGCTCTATGGCTGTGAATGGCTAG ATGGCCTGGTGTCCTACAGTGCTCCGGCCGGCCAGGAGATGACCTACAGAGGCCTGGACGTCCACCTCAATGACTCGGTCTACGATGGATCCATGGGTCTACAGTCAGTTGG taTGGAGGAAGGCCTGGGCCAGCTGACTGACGGGACGTGGGGTCTTGATGACTTCCTCCACAGTCACGTGTACGGCGTGTGGCCCGGATACGATTATGTGGGTTGGACCAATGAGAGCTTCCCTAAGGGCTACGTGGAGATGACCTTCGAATTTGACCGCGTCCGCAACTTCACCTCGATGAAG GTCCACTGCAATAACATGTTCAGCCGTGGCGTGAGAATGTTTCGGCAGGCCTCGTGTTACTTCCGTACGTCCGAGTTGGACTGGGAGTCCCAGCCAGTGTCCTTACGTCTCCCGGTGGACCAGGTCAGTCAGAGCGCCCGGTTCATCACCGTGCCCCTGGGGGACCGCATGGCCAGTGCCATCAAGTGCCGCTTTGCCTTCAACGAGGCCTGGATGATGATCAGCGAGGTGGCCTTCCAGTCAG CAGGGACAGCAGTTTATAACACATCTCCGACTCCCCGCAAACGTGGCCACCCGACAAATGTTATTCCAG GAGATGACCCCATCCACAAAGTGGATGAAAGCAACACCCGGATCCTGATTGGCTGCCTGGTGGCCATCATCGTCATCCTTTTGGCCATCATAGTCATCATTCTGTGGCGCCAGGTCTGGCAGAAGATGCTAGAGAAG GCTTCGCGGCGTATGCTAGACGACGAGCTGTCGGCCCGTCTGGCCGTCCAAACCCAGGCCTTCTCTTTCCACCACTCGTCCCAGTCCAGCGGGGAAGGCTCCAACTCCACCTACGAGAGGATCTTCCCCCTCTGCTCCTCTGACTACCAGGAGCCCTCCCGCCTCATCCGCAAGCTGCCCGAGTTCGCCCAGTCCACTGAGGAGCTGG CAGGGACTAGCTCCTCCTCCAGACCACCCCAGGCCTGTGGATCAGACGGGGCTCCCCACTATGCCGAGGCAGACATTGTGAGCCTGCAGGAGGGGACTACGGGCAGCAACACCTACTCCATCACGGCCGTCAACATGAGTCTGCTCTCTGGGAAGGACACGGCCATGAGGGAGTTCCCCAGGGACAAGCTCACCTTTAAGGAGAAACTGGGAGAGGGACAGTTTGGAGAG GTGCACCTGTGTGAGGCCGAGGGCATGCAGGACATTGTGGAGAAGGATCTGTCTGAAGAGGTCAATGACCGTTCAAATGAGGTAGAGGGCAGCGATGACACACCTATTCTTGTGGCTGTGAAGACACTGAGGGAGGACGCCAACAAGAACGCAAG GAATGACTTCCTGAAGGAGATCAGGATCATGTCTCGGCTGAGGGACCCTAACATCGTCAGCCTGCTGGCAGTGTGTGTGGAGAGCGACCCCCTCTGCATGATCACGGAGTACATGGAAAATGGAGACCTTAACCAGTTCTTGTCCAGCCATCAATTGGACGAAGTGGAGGAAATACAATCTAGTGACAAAGCCACGGTCAG CTATAGCAACCTGATGAGCATGGCTACACAGGTAGCCTCTGGGATGAAGTACCTGTCCTCTCTCAACTTTGTCCACCGCGACCTGGCCACGCGCAACTGTCTGGTGGGCAAGAACTACACCATCAAGATCGCTGACTTCGGCATGAGCCGGAACCTGTATCGCGGTGACTACTACCGTATCCAGGGGCGGGCCGTTCTTCCTATTCGCTGGATGTCATGGGAGAGCATCCTATTG GGTAAGTTCACCATGGCCAGCGACGTGTGGGCTTTTGGTGTGACTCTGTGGGAGATTCTGACCCTGTGTGAAAAGCAGCCCTACTCTCAGTTTTCCGACGAGCAGGTCATCGAGAACACCGGCGAGTTCTTCAGGGACCAGGGCAAGCAG GTGTACCTGCCGAGGCCTGCCTGTTGCCCTGATGCGGTCTATAGCAGCCTGATGCTGGGTTGCTGGAGGAGAAATGCCAAACAGAGACCCACTTTTCAGGAGATATACAGCCAGCTTGGGGAGAGCCAGGAATAG